In Borrelia turicatae 91E135, the genomic stretch CTTCTTCAGTAAAACCCTTATGTAAGAACTCATTCCTTAAATCTTCTGTCCTATATATCTTATATGCTAAATTACCCATAAAAACTCCTTACTATTCACCTTTTAAACTTTTAAATTCCTTCATAAATTCTTCAATTAGATCCTTTTTACTTGAAAAAAGCCTATCCATTAAAAAACTTGTAAATTTGGTATTACTTTTATAAAAATCATAACTATCTTGACTTTTAAGTTGAAATCTTAATGGCTTTATTGGATTTCGTTTCGATTTTTTAATATTAATTCCTTCTTTATTCCTTAAAAATAAAATAGCATCATTAATTCCATTTTCTATAACAAATTGTTCCTCTAACAATCCTTCTTCTATAGCATTTCCTATTCTAAGATATTCGTATACTTGAGTCCTTGCTATTCTAAAATTCTTTGCAAATGAATTAAAACTTTTATATCCATCCAATTCATAATATTTGTTATCTTTTATTTCTTTTAATGCTTTTATAACTTCTATCTTATGAAAAATTTCTTTTTTAAAATTATTTACTATTTTTTCCTTTAATTTATTATAACGTCCCAATACATCATTATTGTTAATGATCTCCAAATTTCTATTATCTATTTTTAAATTTCCTTTTAATTTCATACTACCCTCCAATTTATCTTGATTTGTATAACTTGTCCGTTTTACGGATAAGTTATTATCCTAACAAACAACAGTCATTTAACTTGTTAGAAGCTATTTAAAAAATTATTCATAGCATTTTCATATTCTTTCATATAATCTCTTTTTGTAGAAAAAATAGAATTGCTTGCTATATTCTTATTTAAATCTTCTCTTTCTGATATAATTCCCAAAAAATTGTCTCTATTTCTTAGTAAATTAACGTATTCCTTATGTGTATTATTATTCTTAAATCTTGTTGCAAGTACAAAAACAGGAATATTCAATTCTAGATTATGAAAAAAGTAATAAAATAAATCTAAACATTCGATTGCCCACTTCTCAGGAACAATTGGAACAATCACGTGACTACTACTTAACAATGAATTTTTATATGTAATGTCAAAACTAGGAGTTGTATCTAATATAATATATTCATAATTATTGCAAAAACAATTTAAATTAGATTTAAGCAAAAGTTCTTTAGAATCTATTCTACTGTCATTAATTTTATGTAAAGTTAAGTAACTAGGAATTAAATCAAGATTATTGTCAACATTTATAATTGCTTTTTCAATATCCAAATTATTGATCAAAACCTCATATATATTTATTGTTCTTAAATCTATGTTATATTCTCTTACCTTATCTTTATAATAACTAGTAATTGAAGCTTGTGTATCCGTATCTATAAGCAAAACTCGATTTTTTCTTGACAACAAATATGAGAACGCTAAGCTGGTTGCACTTTTTCCAACTCCACCTTTCATGTTCGCAACACTAATTATTTTCGGTTTTTTGTTACCCATCTAGTTATATTACCTCCTTCTGGTAATTTTTTACCATAAAAATGGTATACTTCTTTTTCTAAACAAGAAATTTTTTCGACTAAAGATTCATAATATTTAGTGTCAATCTTTTCTTTTTTAACCAAACGAGACATTCCTTTAAGATAACAATAAATACTTCCTTTTTTGAATCTAAATTCAACATAATATGTTTTGGAAAAACTATGTGCTTTCTCAATTCCATTTTCTTCATATTTCCTAATTACGTTTTTTATAGGTTTTCTGTAGCCGTAATAAATACCCAAGAATTTATCTCCTTCTTTTATAGGAAATAATCTAAAGTATTCTGCTTTTTCTTGATTAAACAGCCCTCTGAATGTAATAAGAAATTTGTCTTTTTGATTTTTATCAATACCAAATATATGTAAATCCATCATAATTTTAGTGTGATATATTTTTCGACCTCCAATCTCTTCTATCTTAATGAAAAGAAGTTTTTCTTCTTTTGGAATTAACCTTATTTTTTTCTTCTCTGCATTTTCTATTACATCATTCATAACAAGTCCTTTAATTAATAACCCGTTTAAATTCATTATCCTTCAGATATTTTTGATTATCCTTTATTAAATCTAAAAAATCATAGTAATACTGATTATTAAATACTTTTCCATATTCTAATTTTCTCTGTTTACCTAAATATTCTTTCAGCAATGGTATAAACATTTCAATTTTTACTTTATGCTTTAATTGATCAATGAGTATGCTAAAGATGTTGTTCCTAATATCCTTTTTATCTTTCTTAGTATTTGCTTTAACACGATCAACTGACTTTTTAAGTTTTTCTATTATCTTTTTTAAATCACTGTATTTATCTTTTTCTATAATAAAGTGGGGTTTGTTCTTATATTGTTCATATACATTTTGTATTTGTGTTTCTAATTGTTTACTGTCATATCCCTCATTATCTAGATTAGTTTTTGTTTCATCTAGCATTTTTTTTAATTCTTTTTGTTTATTCTCAAGTTTACTGTTATTTGATTTAATCCTATTTACTTTTTCATACACATTATTTTCAGCTATTTTAACTGCTTTCAATAATTGAATTTTAAAATTTTTGTCCGCTTCTAAATTCAAAATAGAAAGGAAAGCATTTGATTTAAAATTGCATTTCTTAGCATACTTTTCTACTTGTAATTTTTCTATAGATTTTGTGTTGCCCTTATCTTCTTCTTTATTATTATAATTATTATTAAAACACTCCGCTTTTTCTACACTCTCCTTTTTATTACATCTTTTTTTAAAGTAGCCATTTACACGGTTTTTGTGTCTTTCTTCTTTTTTGTCTCTAAAGTGTTTATTGATTATAAGGTGACATTCTTTTTTAGAGTATTTAAGTTTGTAATAAACTTCAGTACCCATGTTAACACCCAAGTGTTTGTGATAATTAATTGTTACTTTAAATACTTTTTCTAATTTATAAAGATATTTTTGAAGTGTTTTAAGAGTAGTTTCTTTATGTCCATTGCGTTTTAAGTTTCCATTAAAGTAGTAAAGTAGGTTGCTTTGTGTGTATTTTTTATTTTTATTATTGATATATTCAATTGTTGATATTAGTACTATTAGTTTGTGTTGGTATTTATTGTGGCATTGTGTGTCACGTCCTTTTCTAACTTTTATATTCTTCATTGTTAATCCCCTGTTTTTGTATTACTTATTACTAATAATAACCCATTATTCAGTAATAAGTAAATCAATAATTATTAAAGATTAAAATTTATTTTTGGTTTAGCAAAAATGATAATGTTTATGACATTTTTTGTAAATATTTTTGTTAAAAAATAATTTTTGCTATATAGTTATTTGTATAAATACAAAAAACAGGAGATTAAATATGACAAAAATAAATGAACAAAAATCAAAGGAAGGTATGCAACAATTTAGTTTGTACAGGCAGATGGTGTTTAAGGGTTTTGAATCTTTTGCATATCAGAGTCAAGAAAATCTTAAAGGTAAACAAAAACAAATAAGTAAAATAAGTAAGGTAGGACGTAAATTACCAAAAATCAGCAGAGATGAATGTTTTAAGTTTAATAGGAAGGTTGATTTTAGTATGCAAAGAGAATTGTTAAATCGTATGGGTGCAAGTGAAGTTGGAAGCATGTTTATTGGTGCTGATTCTTTAGAAAAATTAATGCGAGAGCGAATACTTAAAGCTATAGGAAGGGAAATACCATTTGAAGATAATTTAAGCATGAGAAAGGGGAAGATACTAGAGTCTTTAGGATTTGATGAATTTGTTCGTATGCACGCAGACAATATTGAGGTGTTGCATAAAAACAAATATGCAAACGGTGTTGACAAATATAATTATTTCAAAAAATTGGAAGGCCGTGACACATTAGTTGGTTCAACAATTGATGGATGGTTTGTAAGTAGCATAGGAGATGCCGAGTTACTTGAGATCAAATTTAGTGATAATCTTTACTTAAAGAGTGCTGCTATTGAATACAACAGGACTGGTAATTTTTTAGAAAATAAATATTTCTTTAAGTATTATGTTCAAGTACAAATGCAACTCTTATGTACAGGTTTAAACAAAGGTAATTTATTTTTTATTGTAGGTAATGAGGCTCTCAACTGTGTAATTAATAGGGATGATAATTTTATTAGTGCTGTAATGACTGAGGTTTCAAGATTAGAGCAGGAAGTTAGTCGTATTGCCAAATCTTTAAAGTTGGATAGTGATATTGATATTGAAAATATTGATTTAGATGAGCTTAGTGTTATTATCACAGATTTTTTAAAAAGTAGCTTTGTATATCAAGAGTTGTGTGATATGGATTTCAAATTAGATTTTTTAGAATTTGTAAAATCAAGTCAACTTGAGATTGACGGTGAAGACGAAATTTTGAATTTGAAGAGACGTCTTGAAAAGATTAGTGCTTTGCAATCTGAAATTGACAAGGTAGAAGAGGAGACTAAAAAGGCTCATGCGTTAGAGTTGTCTAGGGTAACAAAACCTATAAAAGATAAACTTAAATCACAAATAGATGATCTTATGGATAAATTTTCTTTAAATGAACATATAAATTATGACTTTGATGGGAATCTATTCCATGTAGATATGAGTAGGAGAGCTATTAAGGATAGGTTTAAGTTTTTAAGCTGTGTTATCGATTTTACTTTTAGTAATTCAAGTGTAGTTAATGAGTGGTCCACTCCTATTTTAAATGCTGTTTAAGGGGCCCTTTATGAGATTTATATTTATGGTTTTATTTTTAGTAATTACTTACAAGATTTTAAGATTTTTATGTAAGTTTTGCGTACGAAGTATAGAGAGACTCATTCATTATTATTATGCAAGGCAAGAATTTTTAGAGAATATGAGAAGACTTGATTGTGATTTAAGACGTATGGAGATGTTAAGTAGGCTTAATGATGAGGAGAGTTCTGGTGTTTGATATTAACTCTTTAAGTATGTCTGGTCGTTTAACAAGGGACTGTGAGATTACTTATTCTAGTAATAGTCTTCCTATATTAAAATTTACACTAGCTAATAATAGAGGTGTTAGGAGGAGTAACTCATGGGAGAGACAATCACAGTTTTTTGACTGTGTTCTTTTTGGATCTAGAGCCTCAAGCCTTACAGCTTTACTTAAACGAGGGGTTCAAGTTGTACTTAATGGATCTCTTGCTTATGAAACCTGGACCTGTAAGCGTACGGGTGAGGGGAAGAGTAAATACAGTATATTGGTAAATGATATTTGCGTCTTAAACCCGTCAATTAAAACACAAGAGACTAATGAGAGTAAATCTCAAGATGAGTTTTATGAAGATATTCCTTTTTAGTAGCTACAGTTAAGGGGGTTAGGGGTGGTAGTATCAAAAAGAGACATTATATCAAAGATGATTGAAGCTAAATATGATTTTGAAGATGTTCTACTTTGTAGAAAAGACAGACAAGGAGAGCCTTTATTTTTAAGACTTTGTAGAGAAGGGCTTACTATTGGGAATGCTAAGTTATGTTTAGATGTGTTTTTAAGCATTTGCAAAAAGAGTCCTGACTTTGCTTCAAGATATGGGATACTTAGGATTAACAAGAGAAGCATATTTGTAGCTAGTTTCTTTAGTATTTCTATATTTTTAGATCAAATTTTAAGCTTTTTTGATAGTAGTATAGAGTGTCTTCTTGAGGATCCAGACTTAAATATTTAATGGAGGTTAAAGGTTAAGGATGAAAATAACACAAAATAATCCAAATTTAATTTCAGCAGTACGTCAGTGGGGATGTTACTTTTTATCTCTTCATTATTACATAGAAAGTTTTAAAAATTTGCAGTTTAGTGTTAATGATATAAATAAGAATTATCACAAGTTTGTTAAGTTAGGATATATAAGAAGTAATTGTTATATTTTAAATCCATGCGCTGTGCTAAGACGGTTTGATATTAGTACAAGTGTAAGGTGGGAAGGTCCTGCTTACAGATGTTTAGATGGAGAATTTGAGATAAGTGAAGTTAAAATCAAAAATACACCAGGATATCATTTTATAGCAACTAATGCGACATCTGTGCTTTATGATTCACTTACACTTAAGGAGCGGGGCGTTGAATATGAGATTACATCAAGGAGAATATTTAAGAAATATTGAAACTACTAAAGTTAGAAGGAAGTAAATACCTTTATAGTGCTAATATTATAAGTCTTTTTCCTAGACATACCCAGTATATTGAAGGATTTTTTGGTACTGGAGCTGTATTTTTTGCAAAGCCATTAGCCCATTATAATATACTCAATGATAATTCTAAATTTATATATAAGTTTTTTTATATCTTAAGACAAGACCCTGAGTTGCTCTACAAGCGTGTAAGAGACGTGATTATATAGCTAATATTTTTAAGAAAACTAAACATGAGATACTAGCTACTTCATACAAAACTAATAAGTCAAGTATGGACTTCCGTAATACTAGTTATACTTGAACAGAAATGTTTAAAATGCAAGCGTAAATTTGTATATGGAAAAAAGACCCTAGAAAAGTTTAGAGTCTTTTTTCCTTGCATAATGAAATTTTAGTTTAAAGAATATATATATTATAAACTAAAGAATTATCAAAAACAAAGGCTTAACAAATAATTTTTTTGTAAATAAATACCTAATTTTATCTTTAGGTATTTACTTTGAAGTTGGTAAAAATTTTTGAAGTGGGGAAGTAGTACCAAAGTACCTTAAAAATATTAGCAAAAAATATGAGTTATTTCAAGCTAGTTTTGATATCTTTGTAAGCCTGTATTTTACTTGCACTTGAGAGTCCATAAACATTATCAATCTCCGAAGTAGATGAGTATTTCATAAGCTCTTTAATTTCAAATGAATTATATCCTTTAGCTTTAAGTGATGCTATAAATATATTACGGAGTATATGTAGAGATTTGCGATGTTTAAATCCTCCCTTAATTAGTAATTCCTTAAACTGTTTTGAAATTTCAGTTATGTTAATTTTGTTGTCACGGAATTTAAGTTTAC encodes the following:
- a CDS encoding chromosome replication/partitioning protein, producing the protein MKLKGNLKIDNRNLEIINNNDVLGRYNKLKEKIVNNFKKEIFHKIEVIKALKEIKDNKYYELDGYKSFNSFAKNFRIARTQVYEYLRIGNAIEEGLLEEQFVIENGINDAILFLRNKEGINIKKSKRNPIKPLRFQLKSQDSYDFYKSNTKFTSFLMDRLFSSKKDLIEEFMKEFKSLKGE
- a CDS encoding ParA family protein, with amino-acid sequence MGNKKPKIISVANMKGGVGKSATSLAFSYLLSRKNRVLLIDTDTQASITSYYKDKVREYNIDLRTINIYEVLINNLDIEKAIINVDNNLDLIPSYLTLHKINDSRIDSKELLLKSNLNCFCNNYEYIILDTTPSFDITYKNSLLSSSHVIVPIVPEKWAIECLDLFYYFFHNLELNIPVFVLATRFKNNNTHKEYVNLLRNRDNFLGIISEREDLNKNIASNSIFSTKRDYMKEYENAMNNFLNSF
- a CDS encoding DUF226 domain-containing protein, whose amino-acid sequence is MNDVIENAEKKKIRLIPKEEKLLFIKIEEIGGRKIYHTKIMMDLHIFGIDKNQKDKFLITFRGLFNQEKAEYFRLFPIKEGDKFLGIYYGYRKPIKNVIRKYEENGIEKAHSFSKTYYVEFRFKKGSIYCYLKGMSRLVKKEKIDTKYYESLVEKISCLEKEVYHFYGKKLPEGGNITRWVTKNRK
- a CDS encoding plasmid maintenance protein; the encoded protein is MKNIKVRKGRDTQCHNKYQHKLIVLISTIEYINNKNKKYTQSNLLYYFNGNLKRNGHKETTLKTLQKYLYKLEKVFKVTINYHKHLGVNMGTEVYYKLKYSKKECHLIINKHFRDKKEERHKNRVNGYFKKRCNKKESVEKAECFNNNYNNKEEDKGNTKSIEKLQVEKYAKKCNFKSNAFLSILNLEADKNFKIQLLKAVKIAENNVYEKVNRIKSNNSKLENKQKELKKMLDETKTNLDNEGYDSKQLETQIQNVYEQYKNKPHFIIEKDKYSDLKKIIEKLKKSVDRVKANTKKDKKDIRNNIFSILIDQLKHKVKIEMFIPLLKEYLGKQRKLEYGKVFNNQYYYDFLDLIKDNQKYLKDNEFKRVIN
- a CDS encoding DUF244 domain-containing protein, with the protein product MTKINEQKSKEGMQQFSLYRQMVFKGFESFAYQSQENLKGKQKQISKISKVGRKLPKISRDECFKFNRKVDFSMQRELLNRMGASEVGSMFIGADSLEKLMRERILKAIGREIPFEDNLSMRKGKILESLGFDEFVRMHADNIEVLHKNKYANGVDKYNYFKKLEGRDTLVGSTIDGWFVSSIGDAELLEIKFSDNLYLKSAAIEYNRTGNFLENKYFFKYYVQVQMQLLCTGLNKGNLFFIVGNEALNCVINRDDNFISAVMTEVSRLEQEVSRIAKSLKLDSDIDIENIDLDELSVIITDFLKSSFVYQELCDMDFKLDFLEFVKSSQLEIDGEDEILNLKRRLEKISALQSEIDKVEEETKKAHALELSRVTKPIKDKLKSQIDDLMDKFSLNEHINYDFDGNLFHVDMSRRAIKDRFKFLSCVIDFTFSNSSVVNEWSTPILNAV
- a CDS encoding single-stranded DNA-binding protein, whose protein sequence is MFDINSLSMSGRLTRDCEITYSSNSLPILKFTLANNRGVRRSNSWERQSQFFDCVLFGSRASSLTALLKRGVQVVLNGSLAYETWTCKRTGEGKSKYSILVNDICVLNPSIKTQETNESKSQDEFYEDIPF
- a CDS encoding DUF261 family protein, which gives rise to MKITQNNPNLISAVRQWGCYFLSLHYYIESFKNLQFSVNDINKNYHKFVKLGYIRSNCYILNPCAVLRRFDISTSVRWEGPAYRCLDGEFEISEVKIKNTPGYHFIATNATSVLYDSLTLKERGVEYEITSRRIFKKY
- a CDS encoding DNA adenine methylase, with protein sequence MKLLKLEGSKYLYSANIISLFPRHTQYIEGFFGTGAVFFAKPLAHYNILNDNSKFIYKFFYILRQDPELLYKRVRDVII